Within the Saccharomonospora amisosensis genome, the region ACAACCTGCCGCCGGAACTGATTTCCACGATGGTGGAACTCGGTGCGCAGGCCAGTGGGGCGATCACCAAGGTGGCCGTGGTGATGGACGTACGCTCGCGTGCCTTCACCGACGACCTGGCCTCGGTCATCAAGGACCTCGACGCGCGCGGCTACAAGCCGAGGGTGTTGTTCCTTGAGGCCACCGACGCGGTGCTCATCCGCCGCTTCGACCAGGTGCGCAGGAGTCACCCGATGCAGGGCGACGGTCGGCTGGCCGACGGGATCGCGGCCGAGCGGGCGCTGCTCGCGCCGCTGCGGGAGGAGGCGGACCTGGTGCTGGACACCTCCGCGCTCTCGGTGCACGAACTGCGGGCCAAGATCGAGGACGCGTTCGGCTCCGAGACCAGCACCCAGACGAGGGTCACGGTGCTGTCGTTCGGGTACAAGTACGGCCTGCCGATGGACTCCGATCTGGTGATGGACGTGCGGTTCCTACCGAACCCGTTCTGGATTCCCGAGCTGCGCGACCACACCGGCCTCGACGGAGACGTCCGCAACTACGTGCTGGGGCAGGAGGGTGCCGAGGACTTCCTCGAGCGTTACCACGAGTTGCTGCGGCTCATCGGCGCGGGCTACAAACGCGAGGGCAAGCGCTACCTCACGCTCGCGGTGGGCTGCACCGGCGGCAAGCACCGCAGCGTGGCGATCTCCGAGGAACTCGCCAAACGATTATCCAAAGAGGACGGCATGGCGGTGAAGGTGGTGCACAGGGACCTGGGCAGGGAGTGAACGCGAGGATGCGTGCCGTCGCACTCGGTGGTGGTCACGGGCTGCACGCGACGTTGGCGGCGCTGCGCAGGCTGACCCGCGACATCACCGCGGTCGTCACCGTAGCCGACGACGGGGGCTCCTCCGGCAGGTTGCGCCGTGAGCTCGGTCTGCTGCCTCCCGGCGACCTGCGCCAGGCGCTCGACGCGCTCGCCGACAACAACGGCGAAACCCTGTGGGCCCAGGTGTTTCGATACCGCTTCGGCGGTACCGGCGCGCTGAACGGGCACGCGGTGGGCAACCTGCTGCTGGCTGGGCTGTTCGAGGTGCTGGGTGACCCTGTCACCGGGCTCGACGAGGCGGGAAGGCTGCTCGGCATCGAGGGGCGGGTGCTGCCGATGTCGGTGGAGCCGCTGGAGATCGAGGCCGAGGTCACCGGCCTGGAGAACGGCGAGGTGAGCCTCATCCGGGGTCAGGTGGCCGTGGCGAGCACGCCGGGCCAGGTGCATCGCATCACCCTGCGCAACCCGGGCAGGCCAGGGCAACCGCCCGCCGCCTGCGCCGAGGCCGTCGACGCCGTGCTGTCGGCGGACACCGTGTTCCTCGGCCCCGGTTCGTGGTTCACCAGCGTGCTGCCGCATCTGCTGGTTCCTGAGTTGCACGACGCGCTGGTGCGTAC harbors:
- the rapZ gene encoding RNase adapter RapZ is translated as MEVAVVTGLSGAGRSTAAKCLEDLGWFVVDNLPPELISTMVELGAQASGAITKVAVVMDVRSRAFTDDLASVIKDLDARGYKPRVLFLEATDAVLIRRFDQVRRSHPMQGDGRLADGIAAERALLAPLREEADLVLDTSALSVHELRAKIEDAFGSETSTQTRVTVLSFGYKYGLPMDSDLVMDVRFLPNPFWIPELRDHTGLDGDVRNYVLGQEGAEDFLERYHELLRLIGAGYKREGKRYLTLAVGCTGGKHRSVAISEELAKRLSKEDGMAVKVVHRDLGRE
- a CDS encoding gluconeogenesis factor YvcK family protein, with the protein product MRAVALGGGHGLHATLAALRRLTRDITAVVTVADDGGSSGRLRRELGLLPPGDLRQALDALADNNGETLWAQVFRYRFGGTGALNGHAVGNLLLAGLFEVLGDPVTGLDEAGRLLGIEGRVLPMSVEPLEIEAEVTGLENGEVSLIRGQVAVASTPGQVHRITLRNPGRPGQPPAACAEAVDAVLSADTVFLGPGSWFTSVLPHLLVPELHDALVRTSATKVVILNLVPQPGETAGFSPERHLDVLFQHAPRLKVDAVIADRDSVPTPARLRRAAAALGGRAHLATVAASGVADRHDPDALAGCVREALGLTESEREGLTWR